In Deltaproteobacteria bacterium, the genomic stretch TCATCCTGATACTATTCAACACGCTTCGAGGTTAAACGTGACACCGACGAAAAACATCGAGCCGCTTTGGTGGGGGCTTTTTTCCGCGGGTGGAGTGGTCGCGGCCTTTCTCGTGCCGATACATATTGGCATCTTTGGCTTCGCCGTTCCCCTCGGCTGGATCACCGATACAGGTTTGCTCTATCGCCATTGGTTAGTCAAAATCTATCTCTTCGTGCTCATCTCTCTGCCGTTATACCATTGGGCGCACCGCTTTTACTTTGC encodes the following:
- a CDS encoding fumarate reductase subunit D — protein: MQHASRLNVTPTKNIEPLWWGLFSAGGVVAAFLVPIHIGIFGFAVPLGWITDTGLLYRHWLVKIYLFVLISLPLYHWAHRFYFAVNDMRLGVPRKPLAIFCYGGAVVGTVAAALVLLMV